A single region of the bacterium genome encodes:
- a CDS encoding MBL fold metallo-hydrolase — translation MIIKWFGQACVQIKTGNKIVIIDPFKNIGLKMPNFRADIVLVTHNHFDHNNVSAIKPREGKKEFAFFEGAGEFEAEGIIIRGIPAWHDNEMGRKRGKVYMYLLQSEGINIAHLGDIGQKKLYEEQVEALNNVDILFIPVGGVYTVGAEEAFEIANQIDPKIIVPIHYKIKGLNIDLEPVDKFLELEGKHPQPLKELKVEKEKLARQEEREVVLLEPAK, via the coding sequence ATGATTATTAAATGGTTTGGGCAAGCGTGTGTTCAGATTAAAACCGGGAACAAAATAGTTATTATTGATCCCTTTAAAAATATTGGCTTAAAAATGCCTAATTTTAGGGCTGATATTGTTTTGGTAACCCATAATCACTTTGACCATAACAATGTTTCAGCGATTAAGCCTAGAGAAGGAAAGAAAGAGTTTGCTTTTTTTGAAGGAGCAGGAGAGTTTGAAGCTGAAGGGATAATTATAAGAGGTATCCCTGCTTGGCACGATAATGAGATGGGCAGAAAAAGAGGGAAGGTTTATATGTATTTGCTTCAAAGTGAGGGTATAAATATAGCTCACTTGGGTGATATAGGGCAGAAAAAACTATATGAAGAACAGGTAGAGGCGCTTAATAATGTTGATATTTTATTTATCCCTGTAGGCGGAGTTTACACAGTAGGGGCAGAGGAAGCATTTGAGATTGCTAATCAGATTGATCCTAAAATTATTGTTCCTATTCACTACAAAATTAAGGGATTAAATATTGATCTTGAACCTGTAGATAAGTTTTTAGAGCTAGAAGGCAAGCATCCCCAGCCGCTTAAAGAGTTGAAGGTAGAAAAAGAAAAACTGGCTCGGCAAGAAGAAAGAGAGGTGGTTTTGCTTGAACCTGCTAAGTAA
- a CDS encoding rod shape-determining protein codes for MFWRRKQKNLALALDIGTEFVKTLIFEVKEGKAEIIGAGRKRQRLGDMQGGAVRDIKGVIQTAELAIEEAEKEAQSQAPKAILGIAGELVKGATTIVHYTRLNPEKEITFKELAKIIRRVQEEAFSQAREILAEETGHSSVEVKLVNSAIVEVKIDGYRVNNPIGFKGKEVVVGVFNAFAPLVHLGALQTIADELGLDLLSIAVEPYAVARAFIEEGDYSAIFIDIGGGTTDVAVVRKGGIEGTKMFALGGRAFTNRIAQELNLSFSEAEKIKLKYSAGNVVPEIKKKVQKGFRRDVSVWAEGLNLSLAEFVDEDLLPSRIFLCGGGSLLPEIKKQLQKSDWRKGLPFARSPKVEFLSLKGISSVIDRTGRLSAPEDITPVALASLSLELVGEESILDEVLSQAVRALRT; via the coding sequence ATGTTTTGGCGCAGAAAACAGAAAAATTTAGCTTTAGCTTTGGATATTGGTACAGAGTTTGTTAAGACTTTGATTTTTGAAGTTAAAGAGGGAAAAGCAGAGATAATAGGGGCTGGCAGAAAGCGTCAGCGTCTTGGCGATATGCAGGGAGGTGCGGTTAGAGACATTAAAGGCGTTATCCAGACCGCGGAGTTGGCTATTGAAGAGGCAGAGAAAGAGGCACAAAGTCAGGCTCCCAAGGCGATTTTAGGTATTGCGGGTGAATTGGTAAAGGGGGCTACTACAATTGTTCACTACACTCGCCTTAATCCCGAAAAGGAAATTACTTTTAAAGAGCTGGCTAAAATTATCCGTCGTGTTCAGGAGGAAGCCTTTAGCCAAGCCCGAGAGATATTAGCAGAAGAAACTGGACACTCTTCTGTAGAGGTTAAATTAGTTAATTCCGCTATTGTAGAGGTTAAAATAGACGGATACAGAGTTAATAACCCTATTGGTTTTAAGGGCAAAGAGGTGGTTGTAGGTGTTTTTAATGCTTTTGCCCCACTTGTACATTTAGGAGCTTTGCAGACTATTGCTGATGAATTGGGTTTGGATTTGCTTTCTATTGCTGTTGAGCCTTATGCTGTAGCTCGGGCTTTTATTGAGGAGGGGGATTATTCTGCTATTTTTATTGATATTGGCGGCGGCACTACTGATGTAGCTGTAGTCAGGAAAGGAGGAATTGAGGGGACAAAGATGTTTGCTTTGGGCGGCAGGGCTTTTACTAACCGTATTGCCCAAGAGTTAAATCTTTCTTTTTCCGAAGCAGAAAAAATAAAGCTTAAATACTCCGCAGGTAATGTGGTGCCAGAAATAAAAAAGAAAGTGCAAAAAGGGTTTAGGAGAGATGTTTCTGTTTGGGCAGAGGGGCTTAATCTTTCTTTGGCTGAGTTTGTTGATGAGGATCTTTTGCCTTCGCGGATATTCCTTTGTGGGGGTGGGTCGCTTTTGCCCGAGATAAAGAAGCAGCTGCAAAAAAGTGATTGGCGCAAGGGCCTTCCTTTTGCCCGTTCGCCTAAAGTAGAGTTTTTGAGCTTAAAAGGCATTTCTTCAGTAATTGATCGTACTGGCCGTCTTTCTGCCCCAGAAGATATTACCCCCGTAGCTTTAGCTTCTTTATCTTTAGAATTAGTTGGTGAGGAATCTATATTAGATGAAGTATTGTCTCAAGCTGTTAGGGCATTAAGAACATAA